The genomic DNA GCCGGTGACCATGAGGTCCTGGATCTGCTTCAGCGAGGTGAAGCCGCCCCCGACCTGGACGGTGCGGTTGGCGCCGCCCTCGTCGAAGGAACCGGCCGGGACGGTCGCGCCGCCCGCCTGGAGGGACTGGGCGAGCGCCTGCGGGCCCACCTTGGCCGCGGCCAGCTTCGCCGGGTCCGGCGTGACGGTGACCTGGACGTCGCGGACGCCGTCGACCACGACCTGGGCGACGCCGTCGATGTCCTTCAGCTCGGAGACGACCGTCTTGTCGAGCTGGTCGGCCAGCGCCTGCTGGTCCTTGTCCGAGGTCACGGCGAGGACGACGGTCGGGATGTCGTCCGTCGAGCCGGAGATGACCTGCGGGTCCACGTCGTCCGGGAGCTGGGCGCGGGCCCGGTTCACGGCCTGCTGGACGTCGGCGACGAGCTGCTGGGTGTTCGGGCCGTAGTCGAAGGACGCCATGAGGACGGCGTTGCCCTCACTGGCCGTGGAGGTGACGCCCGAGATCCCGTCGACGGCCTCGAGGCTGTCCTCGATCGGCTCGACGACCTGCTTCTCGACCACGTCCGGCGAGGCGCCCTGGTACGGAGCCAGCACGGACACCATGGGCAGTTCGATGGTGGGCAGCAGCTGCTGCTTGAGCTGGGGGATGGCGATCGCGCCGAATACGAGCGCGACGATCGACATCAGGCCTATCAGGGCCCGTTGCGCGAGGCTGAATCTCGACAGCCAGGACATGGATCAGGGTCTCTCTTCTGTGGCCGGGCGGGGGACGGGGCACATGGCAGCGCCGGGCGCGGGCACACAGGTGAGTGCCCACCCCAACACCCTGGGCCATGGGCGGCCCCGTATCCCTAGGCCCCAGGTCCATTTCCTTATCCCGGGCCTACTCCCTCCGCAGTACACGCGGGTAGAGGTCAGTCCACCCTTGGACGGACCAGCCCGGATTCGTAGGCGATGACGACCAGCTGGGCCCGGTCGCGGGCGCCCAGCTTGGCCATGGCCCGGTTGACGTGGGTCTTCACGGTGAGCGGGCTGACCTCGAGGCGCTCGGCGATCTCGTCGTTGGAGTGCCCGCCGGCCACCTGGACCAGGACCTCGCGCTCGCGCACGGTCAGCGACTCGAGACGTTCGGCGCGGGCCGGGTCGCGGTCCTCGTCGGCGGTGTCCTGCTGGGCGAGGAAGCGGGCGATCAGCCCCTTGGTGGCGGTCGGCGACAGCAGCGCCTCGCCCCCGGCCGCGACCCGGATCGCGCTGAGCAGTTCCTCGGGCTCGGATCCCTTGCCGAGGAAGCCGGAGGCCCCGGCCCGCAGCGACTGCACCACGTAGTCGTCGACCTCGAAGGTGGTCAGTATGACCACGCGGACGTGGGCGAGGGACGGGTCGGCGCTGATCATGCGGGTGGCGGCGAGACCGTCCGTGCCGGGCATCCGGATGTCCATCAGCACCACGTCGGCCCGCTGCTCGGCGGCCAGCCGGGCCGCCTCCGCGCCGTCGGACGCCTCCCCCACCACCTCCATGTCGGGCTCGGAGTCGACCAGCACCCGGAAGGCACTGCGCAGCAGCGCCTGGTCGTCGGCGAGCAGGACACGGATCGTCATACGGGGTCCTTGGTGGCATCGATGCGGTTCTTGACCGGAAGGATCGCATGCACGCGGAAACCGCCTCCGTAGCGGGGACCGGTGGTGAGGGTGCCGCGCACGGCGGTGACGCGCTCGCGCATGCCGAGCAGCCCGTGTCCGCCGCCCTCGGTGGTGCCGTCGGGGGCCTCTCCCTCGGCGGTGCCGTCGTCCAGCACGGTCACCTCGATGTCCGTCCCCACCCGCACGACGCTGACCTCGGCCCTCGCCTGCCGTCCCGCGTGCTTCTGCACGTTGGTCAGCGCCTCCTGGATGATGCGGTAGGCGGCCAGGTCGACGGCGGCGGGCAGCTCGGTGCCCTGGTCGGTGCGGGCCAGCTCGACCCGCAGTCCGGCGTGGTGGAAGGTGCCGACGAGTTCGTCGAGGCGGGCGAGGCCCGGGGCGGGCTCGGTCGGCGCCTCCGGGTCGCCCGACTGGCGGAGCAGGCCGACGGTGGCCCGCAGCTCGTCCAGCGCGGAGCGGCTGGCCTCCCGTACGTGGGCGAGCGCCTCCTTGGCCTGGTCGGGCCGCTTGTCCATGACGTGCGAGGCGACCCCGGCCTGCACGTTGACCAGGGCGATGTGGTGGGCGACCACGTCGTGCAGGTCGCGGGCGATGCGCAGCCGTTCCTCGGCGACGCGGCGGCGCGCCTCCTCCTCCCGGGTGCGCTCGGCCTTCTCCGCCCGGTCCCGGATGGCCTGCACGAAGGCGCGGCGGCTGCGGACGGCGTCCCCGGCGGTGGCGCCGATGCCGGTCCAGGCGAAGACGGCGAGGTTCTCCTGCGCGTACCAGGGCAGGGGGCCGGCCAGCATGGCGGCGCCGGTGAGCACGGTCATGGTGAGCAGGCCGACCCTCCAGGTGGTGGGCCGGTCGGTGGAGGCGGCGACGGTGTAGAGGGCGATGACGGCGGCCATGACGACCGGCGCGCGCGGGTCGCCGGTGACGCTCTCGACGACGGAGACGCAGCCCGTGACGACGAGGACCGCCATCGGCTGGCGGCGCCGGAAGGCGAGCGCGGCGGCGCCGGCGGTCATCAGGGCGAGGCTGAGCGCGTCGGGGGTGCGCAGCCCCCAGCTGACGCCCTCCGGGCCGTGCGGGTCCACGAAGGAGCCGGCGACCATGCACACCAGGACGACGACCGCGAGGGCGGTGTCCATGGTGGAGGGGTGGGCGCCGAAGACGCAGCGGGCTCTCGCGAGGGTGCTCACGGTTTTTTACGGTAGCCGGAGTCGGGGTGTCTGATGAGTGGGCCCTCGTGCAGTGGGCGACGACTGGGAGGCTGCGCCCCCCAGACCCCCTGCTTCGGCCTGGACGGCCTCGTCCTCGAACGCCGGACGGGCTGGATGGAGCGGACCGCGTTCGTCAGGTGCCGCCCGGGATGAGGCCGTCGTCGCTCAGGAGCTCCTGGACCTCCTCCAGGGTGGCGTCCGGGGACGGCAGGATGAGGTCGGACGGCTCCAGGGAGTCGTCCGGGAGGGGCTCGCCCAGTTCGCGCACCTTGGCCAGGAGGGCCTGGAGGGTCGCGCGGAAGCCGGGGCCGTCGCCGTTCTCCATCTCGGACAGGAGTTCGTCGTCCAGCTTGTTCAGCTCACCGAGCCGGCCGTCGGCCAGCGTCAGCTGTCCCTCCCCCATGATCCGTACGATCATGTCGGCCCTCCTAGCCGTGGGCTACTGCTTGTCGAAGCGCGGGGTGTCCTGCGGCTGCTGCTGGGACTGCGACGGGGCCTGGTCCTGTCCCTGGCCGCCCTCGATGGCCTGGCGGTCGGAGGTGGAGCCCCCGGCCAGCTCGGCCTTCATCCGCTGCAGTTCCAGCTCTACATCCGTACCACCGGAGAGCCGGTCCAGCTCGGCCTGGATGTCGTCCTTGTGCATGCCGGACTGGTCGTCGAGGGCGCCGGAGGCGAGCAGCTCGTCGATGGCACCGGCCCGGGCCTGGAGCTGGGCGGTCTTGTCCTCGGCCCGCTGGATGGCCAGGCCGACGTCGCCCATCTCCTCGGAGATGCCGGAGAACGCCTCGCCGATGCGGGTCTGCGCCTGGGCCGCCGTGTAGGTGGCCTTGATGGTCTCCTTCTTCGTGCGGAAGGCGTCCACCTTGGCCTGGAGGCGCTGGGCCGCAAGGGTGAGCTTCTCCTCCTCGCCCTGGAGGGTGGCGTGCTGCGTCTCCAGGTCGGTGACCTGCTGCTGGAGCGCGGCGCGCCGGGAGAGCGCCTCGCGGGCCAGGTCCTCGCGACCCAGCGCCAGCGCCTTGCGGCCCTGGTCCTCCAGCTTGCCCGACTGGGACTGGAGCTGGTTGAGCTGCAGCTCCAGGCGCTTGCGGCTGGTCGCCACGTCGGCGACGCCGCGGCGCACCTTCTGCAGCAGCTCCAGCTGTTTCTGGTACGAGTAATCGAGGGTTTCGCGCGGGTCCTCGGCCCGGTCAAGGGCCTTGTTGGCCTTCGCGCGGAAGATCATCCCCATACGCTTCATGACACCGCTCATGGGCTTCGCGCGCCCCCTTCTGACCGACTCCAGCTCCAGCGACTGCAACAGAACCCACAGTACGGGCCCTGCATCCATTACCGCACTGTTCGGGGACGGATGCGCTCATCCCCAAGGACGACTGCGTACGTTCCCGGTCCGGCGTAGGGAGTAGGTGCTCCCCGGGGGTGTCCGGTATGCACCGGCGCCCGAGGCCGTACACAACGTCCCCTCTGTCCTTTTACAGACGACCGGCGTTGCCGGATCGTTCCCCACCGGACTGGGGTCCACACCCCGGGACCCCGTACCCTTGGGTTTTGTGTTCCGTAGCCGTGCCAAGGATGAGAAGGCCCAGAGCGCCGTCAGCGCGCAGGTGACCGACTCCAGTCAGCCCCGTGACCCGCAGGCCCCGAAGGGAAGGCCCACGCCCAAGCGCAGTGCGGCCCAGTCCCAGCGCCGCAGCGTCGCCAATACGCCGATGACGCGCAAGGACGCCTCCAAGCGCCAGCGCGAGGAGCGGCGGACCGCGATGGCCCGGCAGCGCGAGGCCCTCGCGAAGGGCGACGAGCGGTACCTGCCGGCCCGTGACAAGGGCCCGGTCCGCAAGTTCGCCCGCGACTTCGTCGACTCGCGGTTCAACATCGCGGAGTACTTCCTGCCGATGGCCGTGATCATCCTCGTGCTGAGCATGATCCGGGTGGCCTCGCTGCAGAACGTCGCGCTGCTGCTGTGGCTGGTCGTGATCGTGCTGATCGTGGTGGACTCGATCGTCACCGGCTTCCGGCTGAAGAAGCGGCTCGCCGAGCGCTTCCCGGACGAGCGCCGCCGCGGTGCGGTCGCGTACGCGCTGATGCGCTCGCTCCAGATGCGCCGGCTGCGGCTGCCCAAGCCCCAGGTCAAGCGTGGGGAGCGGCCCTGAGCACGACGCCGTTCACCGAGGGCGCGGCCGAGGCCTGGACGGCGGGACTGTCCGGGCTTCGCAACGTCGTACGGCAGGAGCTGGTGGCCCGGCAGCTGGACGAGCAGATAGCGGGGCGTTTCGCGGTGGGCCGGCGGCTGCGCGTGCTCGACGTCGGGATGGGCCAGGGCACCCAGGCGCTGCGACTGGCCCGGGCCGGGCACCAGGTGACCGGCGTGGAGCGGGACGCGACGATGATCGCCGCCGCGCGCGACGCCCTGGCCGGCCAGCCCGAGGGCATCCGGGAGCGGATGCGGATCGTCGAGGGTGACGGCCGGGACACCGGCGTGCACTTCCTGCCGGGCAGCTTCGACGTGGTGCTGTGCCACGGCGTGCTCATGTACGTCGAGGAGCCCGATCCACTGCTGGCGGGGCTGGCCCGGATGCTCGCGCCCGGCGGCCTGCTGTCCCTCGTGGTGCGCAACGGCGACGCGCTCGCGCTGCGCCCGGGCCTGCACGGCGACTGGTCGGGCGCGCTGGCCGCATTCGACACCACGAACTACCGCAACCGCCTGGGCCTAGACGTCCGCGCGGACCGGCTGGCGACGCTGACGGCGAAGCTCGCGGGCATCGGCGCGCCGCTGCACACCTGGTACGGCGTCCGGGTCTTCACGGACACGGCGCCCGACGGAGCCGCGCCCCCCGCCGGCCTCGAGGCCCTGCTGGCCGCCGAGGAGCGGGCCGGCCGGACGGACCCGTACCGCTCGGTCGCGGCGCTGCTGCATCTGTGCGGGGTGCGCGGCTAGCCGTCGCCCCACCGGCCCGGCACCACCACCCGCCCGGCCGCGGCGCCCGTTCGGGTGTGCACCGGGCGCCGGGCGCCGGGGGCCCGGTGAGACTCGGGCCATGGACACTTCCCGCACCCGTCTGCGCCGTCTGCGCCGTCTGCTCGCTCCGGTGGCCGTACCGGCCTGCGCCGCCCTGCTGCTCGCGACCGGCTGTTCCGACGCCGGTCCGGGGGCCGACCGTGGTTCGGGGAGCGCGCGGGAGGGCGACACGGCGCAGGCCGCGGCGCCGCGCGCGGCCAGTGAGCTGGAGGCCGCCTACGAGCGGGTGATCAAGGACGTACTGCCGTCGGTCGTACAGATCCAGGCGGGCGACTCCCTGGGGTCGGGGGTCGTGTACGACGACAAGGGGCACATCGTCACCAACGCGCACGTCGTCGGGGACGGCAGGTCCTTCCGGGTGACGACGGCCCGCGCCGAGGGCGTCCTGACCGCGAAGCTGGTCTCCTCCTACCCGGAGCAGGATCTGGCGGTCATCAAGCTGGACAAGGTGCCCGAGGGCATGAAGGCGGCCCGCTTCGCGGACTCCGCGAAGGTCGAGGTCGGGCAGATCGTGCTGGCGATGGGCTCGCCGCTCGGCCTGTCCTCCAGCGTGACGCAGGGCATCGTGTCGGGAACCGGGCGGACCGTGACGGAGGGCAGCAGCGGGGGCGGCACGGGCGCGACCATCGCCAACATGGTGCAGACGTCGGCGGCCATCAACCCGGGCAACAGCGGGGGCGCCCTGGTGAACCTGGACGGGCAGGTGATCGGCATCCCGACGCTGGCGGCGACCGACCCGGGCCTCGGCGACAGCGCGGCGCCCGGCATCGGCTTCGCGATCCCTGCGTCGATGGTGTCGACGGTGGCGGGGCAGATCGTCAAGGACGGCAAGGTCACCGACTCGGGCCGGGCCGCACTGGGCATCACCGCCCGTACGGTCGTCGACGACGACTACCGCCCGGCCGGGGTGGCCGTCGTCGAGGTGAGCGACGGCGGGGCCGCCGACGACGCCGGGCTGCGCCCCGGGGACGTCCTCGTCAGGCTCGGGGACACGGACATCACCACCATCACGTCGCTGTCCGAGGCGCTGGCGTCGATGCGGCCGGGCGACCGGACGAAGGTGACGTACACCCGGGACGGCAAGGAGCACACCGCCGAGGTGACGCTCGGCGAGCAGTGACGGGGGCGGAGCCGCGGCGCGGTGCTCGCCCGCGCGGGCCCGTAGCAGCACCGCGCTGCCCCGCCCCCGGGCCTCAGGCCTCGGTCCCCGCCTCGGCCTCGGCATCGGCCTCCGCCTCCTCGGCGTGCAGGCTCATCGGGCCGTAGATCTCGGTGGAGTCCTCGAAGAGCCGCACCTGGTCGGTGCCGCCCGCCCGGAGGTCCTTCCACTGCTCCCCGATCCAGGACTCGGCGTCCCCTTGCGTGGTGAACTCCTCGGGCTGCACCGCGGGCTGGACCTCCGTCCCGTCGGCCGCCTCGAACCGCCACGTCCATGCCGCCATGTCCGCCTCCAAGATGTGAGCACATGCAGAGTGGAAGCCGGACCTTGATCCGCCTCCGCCCGCAGCCTATGCGCTGAACCGGGCGCGCCGTAGAAGGCCCGGGGAGAAGGCCCCGGAGGAGGGCCCCGGGGACGGGAACGGTCGCGGCACCCGCCCCTCGGGGGGACTCGGGCGCGCATGTCGCCGGGTGACCGGCGAAAATCGGTGCGTGGACGTGACTCTGCTCGGCACCGGTGCCCCCGCGGGACTCCCCCGCCCCGACTGTCCCTGCGCGGCCTGTGCCGCGGCGCAGGGCGAGGACGCGCGTGCGGCGACCGCGCTGCTGGTGGACGGCGCGCTGCTGCTCGACCTGACGCCCGGCGCCGCGTTCGCCGCCGCGAGGGCCGGGCACTCCCTGGCCGGGGTACGGCAGGTACTGCTCTCCCACCCGCACGACGGTCCCGCGGTGGAGGTGCCGGCCGGGCTGCCGCAGCCGGGCCGGGTGCCGGACGGGCGGGAGCTGGCGCTGCTGACGGGGCACCGGGTGCGGGCGGTGGCGCTGGACGCGCCGGGCACGGGTTACGCCGTGACGGGACCCGACGGCCGGCGGCTCCTCTACGTGCCGCCGGGCGGCGCCCCGGCGGGCCTGGAGGAGCCCGCGGAGCCCTACGACCTGGTCCTCGCGGACGTCGTGGGACGGCCGGACGCGCTGGCGCGGCTGCGGGCGGTGGGAGCGGCGGGCCCGACCACGGACGTCGTCGCCGTCCACCTGGACCACGACGTGCCGCCGGGCCGGGAGCTGGCGCGGCGGCTCGCGGCAGCGGGCGCACGGGCGGTGCCGGACGGCACGACGCTGGCGGTGGGCTCGTACGAGGACGTACCCGACGTACCGCGGCGCACCCTGGTCCTGGGCGGCGCGCGGTCGGGCAAGTCGGTGGAGGCGGAACGCCGCCTCGAACCCTTCCCCGACGTCCTCTACGTGGCCACCGGAGGCTCCCGGAACGGCGACACCGAATGGGCGGCCCGGGTCGGCGCGCACCGGGAACGCCGCCCCGGTTCCTGGCGGACCGCCGAGACCTGCGACCTGGTCCCCCTCCTGAAGGACCAGGGCCCGCCCCTCCTCGTCGACTGCCTGTCCCTGTGGCTGACGGACGCGATGGACGCGGTCGGCGCGTGGGACGACGCGGAGTGGGCCGACGGCGGCGAACGGGCGCTCCGGGACCGGGTGCGGGAACTGACGGAGGCGGTCCGCACCACCCGCCGCACACTGGTGGCGGTGTCGAACGAGGTCGGCTCGGGCATCGTCCCGGCCACGGCGTCCGGCCGCCGCTACCGTGATGAACTCGGCCGCCTGAACGCGGCGTTCGCGGCCGAGTGCGAGCAGGTGCTGCTGGTGGTGGCGGGCCAGGCGCTGGTACTACGGGGCTGAACCGTCCTTGCGCGCGACGACGCGGTGGCCCCGGGCACCC from Streptomyces sp. CB09001 includes the following:
- a CDS encoding bifunctional adenosylcobinamide kinase/adenosylcobinamide-phosphate guanylyltransferase, whose translation is MDVTLLGTGAPAGLPRPDCPCAACAAAQGEDARAATALLVDGALLLDLTPGAAFAAARAGHSLAGVRQVLLSHPHDGPAVEVPAGLPQPGRVPDGRELALLTGHRVRAVALDAPGTGYAVTGPDGRRLLYVPPGGAPAGLEEPAEPYDLVLADVVGRPDALARLRAVGAAGPTTDVVAVHLDHDVPPGRELARRLAAAGARAVPDGTTLAVGSYEDVPDVPRRTLVLGGARSGKSVEAERRLEPFPDVLYVATGGSRNGDTEWAARVGAHRERRPGSWRTAETCDLVPLLKDQGPPLLVDCLSLWLTDAMDAVGAWDDAEWADGGERALRDRVRELTEAVRTTRRTLVAVSNEVGSGIVPATASGRRYRDELGRLNAAFAAECEQVLLVVAGQALVLRG
- a CDS encoding trypsin-like peptidase domain-containing protein, encoding MDTSRTRLRRLRRLLAPVAVPACAALLLATGCSDAGPGADRGSGSAREGDTAQAAAPRAASELEAAYERVIKDVLPSVVQIQAGDSLGSGVVYDDKGHIVTNAHVVGDGRSFRVTTARAEGVLTAKLVSSYPEQDLAVIKLDKVPEGMKAARFADSAKVEVGQIVLAMGSPLGLSSSVTQGIVSGTGRTVTEGSSGGGTGATIANMVQTSAAINPGNSGGALVNLDGQVIGIPTLAATDPGLGDSAAPGIGFAIPASMVSTVAGQIVKDGKVTDSGRAALGITARTVVDDDYRPAGVAVVEVSDGGAADDAGLRPGDVLVRLGDTDITTITSLSEALASMRPGDRTKVTYTRDGKEHTAEVTLGEQ
- a CDS encoding response regulator transcription factor, producing MTIRVLLADDQALLRSAFRVLVDSEPDMEVVGEASDGAEAARLAAEQRADVVLMDIRMPGTDGLAATRMISADPSLAHVRVVILTTFEVDDYVVQSLRAGASGFLGKGSEPEELLSAIRVAAGGEALLSPTATKGLIARFLAQQDTADEDRDPARAERLESLTVREREVLVQVAGGHSNDEIAERLEVSPLTVKTHVNRAMAKLGARDRAQLVVIAYESGLVRPRVD
- a CDS encoding DUF3043 domain-containing protein, which codes for MGSTPRDPVPLGFVFRSRAKDEKAQSAVSAQVTDSSQPRDPQAPKGRPTPKRSAAQSQRRSVANTPMTRKDASKRQREERRTAMARQREALAKGDERYLPARDKGPVRKFARDFVDSRFNIAEYFLPMAVIILVLSMIRVASLQNVALLLWLVVIVLIVVDSIVTGFRLKKRLAERFPDERRRGAVAYALMRSLQMRRLRLPKPQVKRGERP
- a CDS encoding methyltransferase domain-containing protein; the encoded protein is MARQLDEQIAGRFAVGRRLRVLDVGMGQGTQALRLARAGHQVTGVERDATMIAAARDALAGQPEGIRERMRIVEGDGRDTGVHFLPGSFDVVLCHGVLMYVEEPDPLLAGLARMLAPGGLLSLVVRNGDALALRPGLHGDWSGALAAFDTTNYRNRLGLDVRADRLATLTAKLAGIGAPLHTWYGVRVFTDTAPDGAAPPAGLEALLAAEERAGRTDPYRSVAALLHLCGVRG
- a CDS encoding histidine kinase → MSTLARARCVFGAHPSTMDTALAVVVLVCMVAGSFVDPHGPEGVSWGLRTPDALSLALMTAGAAALAFRRRQPMAVLVVTGCVSVVESVTGDPRAPVVMAAVIALYTVAASTDRPTTWRVGLLTMTVLTGAAMLAGPLPWYAQENLAVFAWTGIGATAGDAVRSRRAFVQAIRDRAEKAERTREEEARRRVAEERLRIARDLHDVVAHHIALVNVQAGVASHVMDKRPDQAKEALAHVREASRSALDELRATVGLLRQSGDPEAPTEPAPGLARLDELVGTFHHAGLRVELARTDQGTELPAAVDLAAYRIIQEALTNVQKHAGRQARAEVSVVRVGTDIEVTVLDDGTAEGEAPDGTTEGGGHGLLGMRERVTAVRGTLTTGPRYGGGFRVHAILPVKNRIDATKDPV
- a CDS encoding PspA/IM30 family protein; the encoded protein is MKRMGMIFRAKANKALDRAEDPRETLDYSYQKQLELLQKVRRGVADVATSRKRLELQLNQLQSQSGKLEDQGRKALALGREDLAREALSRRAALQQQVTDLETQHATLQGEEEKLTLAAQRLQAKVDAFRTKKETIKATYTAAQAQTRIGEAFSGISEEMGDVGLAIQRAEDKTAQLQARAGAIDELLASGALDDQSGMHKDDIQAELDRLSGGTDVELELQRMKAELAGGSTSDRQAIEGGQGQDQAPSQSQQQPQDTPRFDKQ